A region from the Rhodopseudomonas julia genome encodes:
- a CDS encoding alpha-1,4-glucan--maltose-1-phosphate maltosyltransferase: MEQALKPADRLLHALADNRIAIEAVTPEIDGGRFPAKAAVGEVVVVEADIFSDGHDLIDAALLTRRKGDKAWSETPMRLYENDRWRASFVPVENTTYEYTVIAWRDLFRSWRSDVSKKKNAGQDVTSELKEGLHILKKALSESDRLDPERRARLQRVTEDIARLADPAQQFSVLMGEDLLGLMTAGGPRSNLSYYLRLLDLFVDRKRAAFSSWYELMPRSQSGDPARHGTFDDVIAQLPYVRDLGFDVLYFPPIHPIGKTNRKGRNNSLTARADDPGSPYAIGSEEGGHKAIHPELGTFEDFHRLVKAAAEHGLEIALDFAIQCSPDHPWIKEHPEWFDWRPDGTIRFAENPPKKYEDIVNVHFYRDAIPGLWHELRDTVLFWVEHGVKIFRVDNPHTKPLPFWEWMIAEVRRRHPDTIFLAEAFTRPKMMKRLAKVGFTQSYSYFTWRNNKAELTEYLTELTTEECRHFMRVNFFTNTPDINPFYLQNSGRAGFQVRLFLAATLATNYGIYSGYELCEAAAMPGKEEYLDSEKYEIRAWDWDRPGHIKDDVRRLNAWRRAHPALQQFTNLKFYNAYNDNILYYGKYTDDLSDFLLFAVNLDPLNAQGAQFEVPLWEFGLPDDAPIMAEDLVVDRRFTWQGKMQRVWLNPSERTYAAWRLISPQERLT, encoded by the coding sequence ATGGAACAGGCTCTCAAACCCGCCGATCGCCTGCTGCACGCCCTCGCCGACAACCGCATCGCCATCGAGGCGGTGACGCCCGAGATCGATGGTGGCCGTTTTCCGGCCAAAGCCGCGGTCGGGGAAGTCGTGGTCGTGGAGGCAGATATCTTTTCCGACGGCCACGATCTCATCGACGCGGCGCTTTTGACGCGGCGAAAGGGTGACAAGGCGTGGTCTGAAACGCCGATGCGCCTCTATGAGAACGATCGCTGGCGCGCCTCCTTCGTACCCGTCGAGAACACGACCTACGAATATACCGTGATTGCCTGGCGCGATCTCTTTCGCAGCTGGCGTTCCGACGTCTCAAAAAAGAAGAATGCCGGTCAGGATGTGACCTCCGAACTCAAGGAGGGGCTACATATTCTGAAGAAGGCACTGTCTGAAAGCGACCGTCTCGATCCCGAGAGGCGGGCAAGGCTGCAGCGCGTCACCGAAGATATCGCCCGCCTTGCCGATCCGGCCCAGCAGTTTTCCGTCCTCATGGGCGAGGACCTTCTTGGCCTGATGACGGCCGGCGGACCGCGAAGCAACCTCTCGTATTACCTGCGGCTCCTCGATCTCTTCGTCGACCGCAAGCGCGCCGCCTTCTCAAGCTGGTACGAGTTGATGCCGCGCTCCCAGTCCGGGGATCCTGCCCGCCATGGCACCTTCGACGATGTCATCGCGCAGCTTCCGTACGTGCGCGATCTCGGCTTCGATGTGCTTTATTTCCCGCCCATCCATCCGATCGGCAAGACGAACCGCAAGGGGCGCAACAATTCGCTGACGGCGCGTGCCGACGATCCCGGCAGTCCTTATGCCATCGGCTCGGAGGAGGGCGGTCACAAGGCCATCCATCCCGAGCTCGGTACGTTTGAGGATTTCCACCGCCTGGTGAAGGCGGCCGCGGAGCACGGGCTGGAGATCGCGCTCGATTTCGCCATCCAGTGTTCGCCCGACCATCCCTGGATCAAGGAGCATCCGGAATGGTTTGATTGGCGTCCCGACGGCACCATCAGGTTCGCCGAGAACCCGCCGAAGAAATACGAGGACATCGTCAACGTCCATTTCTACCGCGATGCCATCCCTGGGCTCTGGCACGAATTACGCGATACGGTGCTGTTCTGGGTCGAGCACGGCGTCAAAATTTTTCGCGTCGACAATCCGCACACCAAGCCTCTGCCGTTCTGGGAGTGGATGATCGCCGAGGTGCGCCGCCGCCACCCCGACACGATCTTCCTGGCGGAGGCTTTCACGCGACCGAAGATGATGAAGCGTCTCGCCAAGGTCGGTTTCACTCAATCCTATTCTTATTTCACCTGGCGCAACAACAAGGCCGAGCTGACGGAATACCTGACGGAGCTCACCACCGAGGAATGCCGCCATTTCATGCGGGTGAATTTCTTCACCAATACGCCAGACATCAATCCGTTCTATCTGCAGAACAGTGGGCGCGCCGGCTTCCAGGTGCGGCTCTTCCTGGCGGCGACACTTGCCACCAATTACGGTATCTACTCCGGCTATGAGCTTTGCGAGGCCGCGGCAATGCCTGGCAAGGAAGAATATCTGGATTCGGAAAAGTACGAGATCCGTGCCTGGGACTGGGACAGGCCTGGCCATATCAAGGACGATGTGCGCCGGCTCAATGCCTGGCGTCGGGCCCACCCGGCCTTGCAGCAATTCACCAATCTCAAGTTCTACAACGCCTATAACGACAACATTCTCTACTACGGCAAATATACGGACGATCTGTCGGATTTCCTGTTGTTTGCCGTCAATCTCGATCCGTTGAACGCGCAAGGCGCGCAATTCGAGGTGCCGCTTTGGGAATTCGGACTGCCTGACGATGCTCCGATCATGGCCGAAGACCTGGTCGTGGATCGGCGTTTCACCTGGCAGGGCAAGATGCAACGCGTCTGGCTCAACCCGTCCGAGCGCACCTATGCGGCCTGGCGTTTGATCTCACCTCAAGAGCGGCTCACTTGA
- the putA gene encoding bifunctional proline dehydrogenase/L-glutamate gamma-semialdehyde dehydrogenase PutA — protein MATDPRIAIRRAPYEDEEAVVRNRLAAINLDEAARKRAGAKAAGMVSALRADPAPHLMERFLSEYGLSTDEGVALMCLAEAYLRVPDAHTLDALIRDKIGGADWGSHRGQSESLLLNASSWGLMLTGRLYGSEGQDEQTEAHLIHTMRRMVQRVGEPVVRAAVAQSMKVLGAQFVLGRNIEEALRRAEPMRAKGYRYSYDMLGEAARTREDAEAYYRSYSAAISAIGKAANAERVTDNPSISVKLSALHPRYETVQKERVLAELAPTLAQLMREAKAAGIGLTVDAEEADRLDLSLQVMERALSEPEFADWDGFGFVVQAFSKASLPVLHWIVELAERLDRRFAVRLVKGAYWDYEIKQAQILGLAAYPVFTRKPSTDVSYLAGASYLLAHCDRIFPQFATHNAHTACAILEIAPPEARFEFQRLHGMGEALHERLRKETGRPCRIYAPVGIHKDLLAYLVRRLLENGANSSFVHQLLDEDVPAEKLVEDPISLVEQAKPVAHPLIPLPPDIYEPERKNSKGWNLNNPLDLEALSEAMKPFEAAQWRAAPLIGGEESPGSARDVFNPAKPAEKVGIVVDADAETARHALGVAADAVVAWQGVGADARAEILERAATLYEENAAELIALATREAGKTRLDGVLEVREAADFLRYYASEARRLFAEGGTTRHGRGVFVCISPWNFPLAIFTGQLSAALVAGNTVVAKPAEQSPLTAAKAVALLHEAGVPKGVLNLVPGEGSVVGAALTSDPRVGGVCFTGSTDTAILIDRALAKAGPVRAPLIAETGGLNAMIVDSTALPEHAVRDIVQSAFQSAGQRCSALRALFVQEDVAPALLKMLKGATEELVIGDPWDPATDVGPVIDEEARQTIETHVAKLTGEGRLLFAHDEMPGEGNFVAPVALRLDRFDELKREIFGPVLHVITFKAKEIDAVVAAINASGYGLTLGIHSRIDQRVERICDHAHVGNIYVNRNQIGAVVGVQPFGGEGLSGTGPKAGGPHYLVRFTRPVEVAAVPLHGDEERPQVAALAPADLAALPDMSEWEANSARIMVLASAAGELPENARKVAHEVIEAARPEIAGVVALPGPTGEANRLSLHGRGLALCLGAPSADGEGARRGALLAQVVTALAAGNRAVVPAGIVDAAVVAFKRALERVGAPAGLVVVVEGEPVALAAGLRGLGLVAYEGGGTQARTLRIALAERQGARLPLLSLAEGVAAFATERVVSIDTTASGGNATLLTLAGS, from the coding sequence ATGGCCACAGATCCTCGCATTGCCATCCGTCGCGCGCCCTATGAAGACGAGGAGGCGGTGGTCAGAAACCGCCTCGCCGCGATAAATCTCGACGAAGCGGCACGAAAACGTGCCGGCGCGAAGGCCGCGGGTATGGTGTCGGCCCTGCGGGCCGATCCGGCGCCGCATCTGATGGAGCGCTTTCTCTCCGAATACGGCCTCTCCACCGACGAGGGTGTGGCGTTGATGTGCCTTGCAGAGGCCTATCTGCGCGTGCCGGACGCACACACACTCGATGCTCTCATTCGCGACAAGATCGGCGGCGCCGATTGGGGCAGCCACCGCGGACAAAGTGAATCGCTGCTGTTGAACGCTTCGTCCTGGGGCCTGATGCTGACGGGCCGCCTTTATGGCTCTGAAGGGCAGGACGAGCAGACCGAGGCGCATCTCATCCATACGATGCGCCGCATGGTGCAGCGCGTCGGCGAGCCCGTGGTGCGGGCGGCTGTGGCGCAGTCGATGAAGGTGCTGGGCGCGCAATTCGTCCTCGGGCGCAACATTGAGGAGGCTTTGCGCCGCGCCGAGCCGATGCGTGCCAAGGGCTACCGCTATTCCTACGACATGCTGGGCGAGGCGGCACGGACGCGCGAAGACGCGGAGGCCTATTATCGCTCCTATTCGGCCGCGATCAGTGCCATCGGCAAGGCCGCCAATGCGGAACGTGTCACGGACAATCCGTCGATCTCGGTGAAGCTCTCCGCTCTGCATCCGCGCTACGAGACGGTGCAGAAGGAGCGGGTTCTAGCCGAACTCGCGCCGACACTTGCGCAGTTGATGCGCGAGGCGAAGGCCGCCGGCATCGGCCTCACCGTCGACGCCGAAGAGGCCGACCGTCTCGATCTGTCTCTGCAAGTCATGGAACGCGCACTTTCTGAGCCGGAATTCGCAGATTGGGACGGCTTCGGCTTCGTCGTCCAGGCGTTCTCGAAAGCCTCCCTGCCGGTCCTCCATTGGATCGTGGAGCTGGCGGAACGTCTCGATCGCCGCTTTGCCGTGCGCCTCGTCAAAGGCGCCTATTGGGATTACGAGATCAAGCAGGCGCAGATCCTCGGTCTTGCTGCTTACCCGGTCTTCACCCGCAAGCCGTCGACGGACGTCTCCTATCTCGCCGGCGCGAGCTATCTGCTCGCACATTGCGATCGCATCTTCCCGCAATTTGCCACGCACAATGCCCATACGGCCTGCGCCATTCTGGAAATCGCGCCGCCTGAGGCGCGCTTTGAATTCCAGCGTCTACACGGCATGGGTGAGGCACTGCACGAACGCCTGAGGAAAGAGACGGGCCGCCCCTGCCGCATCTATGCGCCGGTTGGCATCCACAAGGATCTGCTTGCCTATCTCGTCCGTCGGTTGCTTGAGAACGGCGCCAATTCCTCCTTCGTCCATCAGCTCCTCGACGAGGACGTGCCGGCGGAAAAGCTGGTCGAAGACCCGATCTCGCTGGTCGAGCAGGCAAAGCCGGTCGCCCATCCGCTGATCCCGCTGCCGCCCGACATCTATGAGCCGGAGCGCAAGAACTCCAAAGGCTGGAATCTCAACAATCCGCTCGATCTGGAGGCACTTTCCGAAGCCATGAAGCCGTTCGAGGCCGCGCAATGGCGCGCCGCCCCGCTGATCGGGGGCGAGGAAAGCCCCGGCAGCGCGCGGGATGTCTTCAATCCGGCGAAGCCCGCCGAAAAGGTCGGCATCGTCGTGGATGCGGACGCGGAAACCGCCAGGCACGCGCTTGGCGTGGCCGCCGATGCGGTGGTGGCCTGGCAGGGGGTCGGGGCGGATGCGCGCGCCGAGATCTTGGAGCGCGCCGCGACGCTTTATGAGGAGAACGCGGCCGAACTTATCGCCCTTGCCACCCGCGAAGCGGGCAAGACGCGTCTCGACGGTGTGTTGGAAGTGCGCGAGGCGGCAGATTTCCTGCGCTATTACGCCAGCGAGGCCCGACGGCTGTTCGCGGAAGGTGGCACAACGCGGCATGGGCGAGGCGTTTTCGTCTGCATCTCGCCTTGGAATTTCCCGCTGGCGATTTTCACCGGCCAGCTTTCCGCAGCGCTTGTCGCCGGCAACACTGTCGTCGCGAAACCCGCCGAGCAATCGCCTCTGACGGCGGCAAAAGCCGTGGCGCTTCTGCATGAGGCGGGCGTGCCGAAAGGCGTGCTCAATCTCGTGCCGGGAGAGGGCTCTGTGGTGGGTGCCGCGCTCACCTCCGATCCGAGGGTCGGGGGCGTCTGCTTCACCGGCTCGACGGACACCGCGATCTTGATCGACCGGGCTTTGGCGAAAGCGGGTCCCGTGCGCGCACCGCTCATCGCCGAAACGGGCGGCCTCAATGCGATGATCGTCGATTCGACTGCGCTTCCAGAACATGCGGTCCGCGATATCGTGCAATCGGCCTTCCAATCGGCCGGACAGCGTTGCTCGGCGCTTCGTGCTCTCTTTGTGCAGGAGGACGTCGCCCCGGCGCTTTTGAAGATGCTGAAGGGGGCGACCGAAGAGCTCGTCATTGGCGATCCGTGGGATCCCGCAACCGACGTCGGGCCGGTGATCGATGAGGAAGCCCGGCAGACGATCGAAACTCATGTGGCAAAGCTCACGGGCGAAGGACGGCTTCTCTTCGCCCATGATGAAATGCCGGGCGAGGGCAATTTCGTGGCGCCCGTAGCGCTTCGCCTCGATCGTTTCGACGAACTCAAGCGCGAGATCTTCGGGCCCGTCCTGCACGTCATCACCTTCAAGGCGAAGGAGATCGACGCGGTCGTGGCGGCCATCAACGCGTCGGGCTACGGCCTGACGCTCGGCATCCATTCGCGCATCGACCAGCGTGTGGAGCGCATTTGCGACCACGCCCATGTCGGCAACATCTATGTGAACCGCAATCAGATCGGCGCCGTCGTGGGCGTGCAGCCTTTCGGTGGCGAAGGGCTTTCCGGCACCGGCCCGAAGGCCGGCGGTCCGCATTATCTCGTCCGCTTCACGCGGCCGGTCGAGGTGGCCGCCGTTCCCCTCCACGGCGACGAAGAGCGACCGCAGGTTGCCGCCCTGGCGCCTGCCGACCTCGCGGCCCTTCCGGATATGAGCGAATGGGAGGCGAACTCCGCTCGGATCATGGTCTTGGCGAGCGCCGCCGGCGAATTGCCCGAAAATGCCCGAAAGGTTGCGCATGAGGTGATTGAGGCTGCGCGGCCGGAGATCGCCGGCGTCGTGGCGCTGCCGGGCCCGACGGGCGAGGCAAATCGTCTGTCGCTGCATGGCCGGGGGTTGGCGCTTTGTCTCGGCGCGCCATCGGCAGATGGAGAGGGGGCGAGGCGGGGTGCGCTTCTGGCACAGGTCGTGACCGCCCTTGCCGCTGGCAACCGAGCGGTCGTGCCGGCCGGCATTGTCGATGCCGCCGTGGTGGCGTTCAAGAGGGCCCTGGAACGTGTCGGTGCCCCGGCCGGGCTCGTCGTCGTGGTGGAGGGCGAGCCTGTGGCGCTCGCTGCCGGTCTTCGGGGCCTCGGCCTCGTCGCGTATGAGGGGGGTGGCACGCAGGCAAGAACGTTGCGCATCGCCCTTGCCGAACGCCAGGGTGCGCGACTGCCGCTTTTGTCGCTCGCAGAAGGCGTGGCGGCGTTTGCCACTGAGCGCGTCGTGTCGATCGATACCACCGCTTCGGGCGGCAATGCGACGCTTCTGACGCTTGCCGGCAGTTGA
- a CDS encoding enoyl-CoA hydratase: protein MAYDYILVERRGRAGLITLNRPNALNALSAGLVGELNAALDEFEADDKIGAIVITGSEKAFAAGADITEMKELDFVTAYRDDFISEWDKVGQRRKPLIAAVAGYALGGGCELAMMCDFIIAAETAKFGQPEISLGVIPGSGGTQRLTRFVGKAKAMDMCLTGRLMEADEAERAGLVSRVVPVGDVLEEAVKAAQKIASFSLPAVMMAKESVNRAYETTMAEGIRFERRLFQALFATEDQKEGMLAFAEKRSPQFNNR from the coding sequence ATGGCCTACGATTATATTCTGGTGGAGCGGCGTGGACGCGCCGGGCTCATCACCTTGAACCGCCCGAACGCGCTCAATGCGCTGTCGGCCGGTCTCGTCGGCGAACTCAATGCGGCACTCGACGAATTCGAGGCTGACGACAAGATCGGTGCGATCGTCATCACCGGCTCCGAAAAGGCCTTCGCCGCGGGTGCCGACATCACCGAAATGAAGGAGCTCGATTTCGTCACCGCCTATCGCGACGATTTCATCTCCGAATGGGACAAGGTCGGCCAGCGCCGCAAACCGTTGATCGCGGCCGTGGCAGGCTATGCGCTCGGCGGTGGTTGCGAGCTTGCGATGATGTGCGATTTCATCATCGCAGCAGAAACGGCGAAGTTCGGTCAGCCGGAAATCAGCCTCGGTGTCATTCCCGGCTCCGGCGGAACGCAGCGCCTCACCCGCTTTGTCGGCAAAGCGAAAGCGATGGATATGTGCCTGACCGGGCGGCTCATGGAAGCCGACGAGGCGGAGCGTGCCGGCCTCGTCTCTCGCGTCGTGCCCGTCGGAGATGTCCTGGAAGAGGCGGTGAAGGCCGCTCAGAAGATCGCATCCTTCTCTCTTCCCGCCGTCATGATGGCCAAGGAAAGCGTCAACCGCGCCTATGAGACGACGATGGCGGAAGGCATTCGCTTCGAACGTCGGCTCTTTCAGGCGCTGTTTGCGACCGAAGACCAGAAAGAAGGCATGCTCGCCTTTGCGGAAAAACGCTCGCCGCAATTCAACAACCGTTGA
- the mutM gene encoding bifunctional DNA-formamidopyrimidine glycosylase/DNA-(apurinic or apyrimidinic site) lyase, translating into MPELPEVETIRRGLAPVLEGRSIEAVELRRPDLRFPLPPGFAGALEGRRIDHVGRRAKYLLVETDAAQRGPILVMHLGMTGSFRFEGALNLTPAEGRYFDNKKKTIHDHVVFHLDGGLDLVFNDARRFGFMALAEAGHLEEHPLFAHLGLEPTGNALSASELAAKFAGRKAPLKAVLMDQRVIAGLGNIYVCEALWRAKLSPRRAAGTLVRQDGQPSARLIRLVEAVRDVIADAVAAGGSSLRDYVQADGSVGRFQESFAVYDREAFPCPRPTCAGVVSRIVQSGRSTFYCPVCQR; encoded by the coding sequence ATGCCGGAATTGCCGGAAGTGGAGACGATCAGGCGTGGTCTGGCGCCGGTTCTGGAAGGTCGGTCGATCGAGGCGGTCGAGTTGCGCCGTCCCGACCTGCGTTTTCCCCTGCCGCCGGGCTTTGCTGGCGCGCTCGAGGGCCGCCGCATCGACCATGTCGGCCGCCGGGCAAAGTACCTTTTGGTCGAAACCGATGCGGCGCAGCGCGGCCCCATCCTCGTCATGCATCTCGGCATGACCGGCTCCTTTCGCTTCGAGGGTGCGCTCAATCTGACACCGGCCGAAGGCCGCTACTTCGACAACAAAAAGAAGACCATCCACGATCACGTCGTGTTCCATTTGGACGGAGGTCTCGACCTCGTCTTCAACGACGCTCGTCGCTTCGGCTTTATGGCTCTCGCAGAAGCGGGTCATCTCGAGGAGCATCCGCTTTTCGCCCATCTCGGGCTGGAGCCGACCGGCAACGCTCTCTCCGCCTCCGAGCTCGCGGCAAAATTCGCCGGCCGCAAGGCGCCCCTGAAGGCGGTGTTGATGGATCAGCGCGTCATCGCCGGGCTCGGCAATATCTACGTGTGTGAGGCGCTGTGGCGCGCGAAGCTCTCGCCCCGGCGAGCGGCCGGAACCTTGGTGCGCCAAGATGGGCAGCCGAGCGCGCGTCTGATACGGCTGGTGGAGGCGGTCCGTGACGTGATCGCAGACGCAGTCGCAGCAGGTGGCTCCTCCCTGCGCGATTACGTTCAGGCCGATGGCTCCGTCGGCCGCTTCCAGGAGAGTTTCGCCGTCTATGACCGGGAAGCTTTCCCGTGCCCCCGGCCGACTTGTGCGGGCGTGGTCTCCCGTATCGTGCAATCCGGCCGTTCGACGTTCTATTGCCCTGTCTGTCAGAGGTGA
- the ubiE gene encoding bifunctional demethylmenaquinone methyltransferase/2-methoxy-6-polyprenyl-1,4-benzoquinol methylase UbiE, whose translation MSEKTQFGYQEVPMEEKQGRVDDVFHSVARRYDIMNDLMSGGLHRLWKNAMVSWLAPPHSGRPYRVLDMAGGTGDIAFRISDRSRGHAEITVADINGSMLEVCRERAEKHGYTNLSYAEANAEELPFEDKSFDAYTIAFGIRNVPRLDKALSEAYRVLKPGGRFLCLEFTPVSTPVISQLYEAYSFRVIPMIGQVVTGDRESYQYLVESIRVFPNKERFASMISDAGFERVSYRDYTTGVVALHSGWKL comes from the coding sequence ATGAGTGAAAAGACCCAGTTCGGCTACCAAGAGGTGCCGATGGAGGAAAAGCAGGGGCGTGTCGACGACGTCTTCCACTCCGTCGCCCGGCGCTACGACATCATGAACGATCTGATGTCGGGCGGCCTGCATCGGCTTTGGAAGAACGCCATGGTCTCCTGGCTCGCCCCGCCCCATTCGGGACGGCCCTACCGGGTGCTCGACATGGCGGGCGGCACCGGCGACATCGCCTTTCGCATCTCCGACCGCTCGCGCGGTCACGCCGAGATCACGGTTGCCGACATCAACGGTTCGATGCTGGAAGTCTGCCGCGAGCGGGCCGAGAAGCACGGCTACACCAATCTCTCTTATGCGGAAGCCAACGCCGAGGAATTGCCCTTCGAGGACAAGAGCTTCGACGCCTATACGATCGCCTTCGGCATCCGCAACGTGCCGCGCCTCGACAAGGCGCTGTCGGAAGCCTACCGCGTTCTGAAGCCGGGCGGGCGCTTTCTCTGCCTGGAGTTCACACCGGTCTCCACACCGGTGATCTCGCAGCTTTACGAGGCCTATTCCTTCCGCGTCATTCCGATGATCGGGCAGGTCGTCACCGGCGACCGCGAATCCTACCAATATCTGGTGGAATCGATCCGCGTCTTCCCGAACAAGGAGCGCTTCGCCAGCATGATCTCCGACGCCGGCTTTGAGCGCGTCAGCTATCGTGACTATACAACCGGCGTCGTTGCCCTGCATTCGGGCTGGAAGCTCTAA
- the ubiB gene encoding 2-polyprenylphenol 6-hydroxylase, translating to MLNLIRLTKAGFHIVRAGALGFVDVDEVPPVAARFVRFARLFEPRGLSDAERGRRLSARLHRLGPSYVKLGQFLATRPDIVGNDAAEALSGLKDEMPPFPTEEAKAIIEINLGRKVEEVFTSFSEPVAAASIAQVHHATRLVDGEEREVAVKVLRPHVRGGFQRDLETFYAGAHFLERLSAEGKRLKPVAVVQSLERTVLLEMDLRLEAAAYSELSENIVGETEFRVPAVDWAHTGRDVLTMEWIDGIKLRNTAGIVEAGIDRQNLARIVVQSFLRHALRDGFFHADMHEGNLFVDKEERLVAVDLGIMGRIGPKERRFLAEVLYGFIKRDYLKIAKLHIEIGYVPPIHSAEDFAQALRAIGEPIHGQRASEISMARLLGLLFEVTALFNMQTRPELILLQKTMVVVEGVARRLDPDFDMWAAADPVVTEWISRHLGPVGRLEEAADSLREIGKFVEHLPDTLTRVESAVDRLAAFSAGGIKLDDQTVDRLADAGTHELFWTRWAVRLGGLALVVMAVASLWR from the coding sequence GTGCTCAATCTCATCCGCCTCACGAAGGCGGGCTTTCATATCGTCCGCGCCGGCGCGCTTGGCTTCGTCGATGTCGACGAAGTGCCGCCGGTTGCGGCCCGTTTCGTACGTTTCGCGCGGCTTTTCGAGCCGCGCGGGCTTTCGGACGCCGAACGCGGCCGGCGCCTTTCTGCCCGGCTACACCGGCTCGGCCCCTCCTATGTGAAACTCGGGCAGTTCCTGGCGACGCGGCCGGATATCGTCGGCAACGACGCAGCCGAAGCCCTGTCGGGCCTCAAGGACGAGATGCCGCCCTTCCCGACGGAAGAGGCGAAGGCGATCATCGAAATCAATCTCGGCCGCAAGGTGGAGGAGGTTTTCACCTCCTTCTCAGAGCCTGTGGCGGCCGCCTCAATCGCCCAGGTCCATCACGCCACGCGGCTCGTCGACGGCGAGGAGCGCGAAGTCGCCGTCAAGGTGCTGCGCCCGCATGTGCGTGGCGGCTTTCAGCGCGATCTGGAGACCTTTTATGCCGGAGCGCACTTCCTGGAGCGGCTGTCGGCGGAAGGCAAGCGGCTGAAGCCTGTCGCCGTCGTGCAATCGCTCGAGCGCACCGTGCTCCTGGAAATGGATCTGCGCCTGGAGGCCGCGGCCTATTCGGAGCTGTCGGAAAACATCGTCGGGGAAACGGAATTCCGCGTGCCGGCCGTCGATTGGGCCCATACCGGCCGCGACGTCCTGACGATGGAATGGATCGACGGCATCAAGCTCCGGAATACGGCGGGCATCGTCGAGGCCGGGATCGATCGCCAGAACCTCGCGCGCATCGTCGTGCAGTCGTTCCTGCGCCATGCGTTGCGTGACGGCTTCTTCCATGCCGACATGCACGAGGGCAATCTGTTCGTCGACAAGGAAGAACGTCTCGTTGCCGTCGATCTCGGCATTATGGGCCGGATCGGACCGAAGGAGCGACGCTTTCTCGCCGAAGTCCTCTACGGCTTCATCAAGCGCGACTATCTCAAGATCGCCAAGCTGCATATCGAGATCGGTTATGTGCCGCCGATCCATTCGGCAGAAGATTTTGCCCAGGCGCTGCGAGCGATCGGCGAGCCGATCCACGGCCAGCGTGCGAGCGAGATCTCCATGGCGCGGCTTCTCGGCCTCCTCTTCGAGGTGACGGCGCTCTTCAATATGCAGACGCGGCCGGAGCTCATCCTCCTGCAGAAGACCATGGTCGTGGTGGAAGGCGTCGCTCGGCGTCTCGATCCGGATTTCGACATGTGGGCAGCGGCCGATCCCGTCGTCACGGAATGGATTTCCCGCCATCTCGGGCCCGTCGGGCGTCTTGAGGAAGCGGCGGATTCCTTGCGCGAGATCGGCAAGTTCGTCGAGCATCTGCCGGACACGCTGACACGCGTGGAATCGGCCGTCGACCGGCTCGCAGCGTTCTCCGCCGGCGGCATCAAGCTCGATGACCAGACGGTCGACCGGCTTGCCGACGCCGGCACGCACGAGCTTTTCTGGACGCGTTGGGCGGTTCGGCTCGGCGGGCTCGCGCTCGTCGTCATGGCCGTCGCCTCTCTGTGGCGCTAA